The proteins below are encoded in one region of Aquisphaera giovannonii:
- a CDS encoding sigma-70 family RNA polymerase sigma factor: protein MSTSDSDDIERWLALAASGDTAAWQEVVGRYRERLRRMVAVRLNPRLLGRFDPSDILQETFLDASVRLQGYLASPKLPFFLWLRYLAAHHLGRIHRDHLGRQKRAASLEVSLDRPDWQAVSSEALAGQLLDAGSRASEHAIRAERKRRLLEALEAMEPLDREILSLRHFEQLTRAESARTLGITEAAAAKRYLRALERLRESLSGLPGGLEGL, encoded by the coding sequence ATGAGCACGTCGGACTCCGATGACATCGAACGGTGGCTAGCCCTGGCCGCCTCGGGCGACACCGCGGCCTGGCAGGAGGTGGTCGGCCGATACAGGGAGCGGCTGCGGCGGATGGTGGCCGTTCGCCTGAATCCGCGCCTCCTCGGCCGGTTCGACCCTTCCGACATCCTCCAGGAGACGTTCCTGGACGCCTCGGTGCGCCTGCAGGGCTACCTGGCGAGCCCCAAGCTGCCCTTCTTCCTCTGGCTCCGCTACCTGGCTGCGCATCACCTGGGCCGGATCCACAGGGACCACCTGGGCCGGCAGAAGCGGGCGGCGTCGCTCGAGGTCTCGCTGGACCGCCCGGACTGGCAGGCCGTCTCCTCCGAGGCACTGGCCGGGCAGCTCCTGGACGCCGGGAGCCGCGCCAGCGAGCACGCGATCCGGGCCGAACGCAAGCGGCGGCTGCTCGAGGCCCTGGAGGCCATGGAGCCCCTCGACCGCGAGATCCTCTCGCTCCGACACTTCGAGCAGCTGACGCGAGCCGAGTCGGCCCGGACGCTCGGGATCACCGAGGCCGCCGCCGCCAAGCGTTACCTGCGGGCGCTGGAACGGCTCCGCGAGAGCCTCTCGGGGCTGCCCGGGGGCCTGGAGGGACTATGA
- a CDS encoding LysR family transcriptional regulator, with translation MTPTLVRRLTYAGAEARSFKRAAIVMKQVAGQPVSAKTIERVVRDVGLELARRRDADPRTDDSLARRPEGPPALAVVECDGGRIRTREPGHGPGVHRTSEGWRETKNACLIRARPTTSEEDPEPEPPACFADPEHVAKIAETEALSVASMASPPESPSRAGEPPEGMEMVPPADWRPKRSVRTVLSSMADSKEFGKQMAREAKRRRFPEASAKAFLGDGLAWNWSIRKRHFGEFTPILDFIHVLSYLFLVAKAVHEGPEDAWDRYLAWMRGAWRGEVGQVIEELQAWRAKLGEPPATAPDQDPRKVLAVTITYLSNNEGRMRYPEYRRSGLPVTTAWMESLVKEVNYRVKGTEMFWNDPEGAEAILQVRAAALSDDERLEAHLETRPGCPFTRRPRAPRLTRKKIRS, from the coding sequence TTGACCCCGACCCTCGTGCGACGGCTCACCTACGCCGGAGCCGAGGCCCGCTCGTTCAAGCGGGCCGCCATCGTGATGAAGCAGGTGGCCGGCCAGCCCGTCTCGGCCAAGACCATCGAGCGCGTGGTGCGCGACGTCGGCCTCGAGCTGGCCCGACGTCGGGACGCCGATCCCAGGACCGATGACTCGCTGGCACGGCGCCCCGAGGGCCCGCCGGCGCTGGCGGTGGTCGAATGCGACGGCGGCCGGATCCGCACCCGCGAGCCGGGACACGGCCCCGGCGTCCACCGCACATCCGAGGGGTGGCGAGAGACCAAGAACGCCTGCCTGATCCGGGCCCGGCCCACGACCTCCGAGGAAGACCCCGAGCCCGAGCCGCCGGCCTGCTTCGCCGACCCGGAGCACGTGGCCAAGATCGCCGAGACCGAAGCCCTGTCGGTCGCCTCCATGGCCTCGCCGCCCGAGTCGCCATCGCGGGCCGGCGAGCCCCCCGAGGGCATGGAGATGGTGCCGCCGGCCGACTGGCGGCCGAAGCGGTCGGTGCGCACCGTGCTGAGCAGCATGGCGGACTCGAAGGAGTTCGGCAAGCAGATGGCGCGGGAAGCCAAGCGGCGGCGATTCCCCGAGGCGTCAGCCAAGGCGTTCCTGGGCGATGGGCTGGCGTGGAACTGGTCGATCCGGAAGCGGCACTTCGGCGAGTTTACGCCGATCCTCGACTTCATCCACGTGCTGAGCTACCTGTTCCTGGTGGCCAAGGCCGTGCACGAGGGGCCCGAGGACGCGTGGGACCGGTACCTGGCCTGGATGCGAGGCGCATGGCGAGGGGAGGTCGGCCAGGTGATCGAGGAGTTGCAGGCCTGGCGGGCGAAGCTGGGCGAGCCGCCCGCGACCGCGCCGGATCAGGACCCGCGGAAGGTCCTGGCCGTGACGATCACCTACCTGAGCAACAACGAAGGGCGCATGAGATATCCCGAATATCGCCGGAGCGGGCTGCCGGTGACGACGGCCTGGATGGAGTCGCTCGTCAAGGAGGTGAACTACCGGGTCAAGGGGACCGAGATGTTCTGGAACGACCCGGAGGGGGCCGAGGCCATCCTCCAGGTGCGCGCCGCGGCGCTCTCGGACGACGAACGGCTGGAGGCGCACCTCGAGACACGTCCGGGCTGTCCCTTCACTCGCCGGCCACGAGCGCCCAGATTAACGCGCAAGAAAATCAGAAGCTGA
- a CDS encoding sugar transferase codes for MADRTYDMLKRCIDLCGALVGLLLFAPVMLGVAMLIRLDSPGPVLFRQLRRGRNGRLFYVLKFRTMVADAERKLKELEQFNESENGVLFKMKHDPRVTPLGRFLRRSSLDELPQFLNVIRGEMSLVGPRPLQLRDSDKLLDLDPEGYDTRLKVLPGLTGPWQVGGRSDIDYAQMVELDREYVESRSLLGDIRIIFQTVLVVVVGRGAY; via the coding sequence ATGGCCGACCGGACTTACGACATGCTCAAGCGTTGCATCGACCTCTGCGGGGCCCTGGTCGGCCTCCTGCTGTTCGCGCCGGTCATGCTGGGCGTGGCGATGCTGATCCGCCTCGACTCCCCGGGGCCGGTGCTCTTCAGGCAGTTGCGTCGCGGCCGGAATGGCCGGCTCTTCTACGTCCTGAAGTTCCGGACGATGGTCGCCGACGCGGAACGCAAGCTGAAGGAGCTGGAGCAGTTCAACGAGTCGGAGAACGGCGTCCTCTTCAAGATGAAGCACGATCCCCGGGTCACCCCCCTGGGCCGCTTCCTCCGGAGGTCGAGCCTCGACGAGCTGCCCCAATTCCTGAACGTGATCCGCGGCGAGATGAGCCTCGTCGGTCCCAGGCCCCTCCAGCTGCGGGATAGCGACAAGCTGCTGGACCTCGATCCCGAGGGATACGACACCCGGCTGAAGGTCCTGCCGGGATTGACCGGGCCCTGGCAGGTCGGCGGCCGGAGCGACATCGACTATGCCCAGATGGTCGAGCTCGACCGCGAGTATGTCGAGTCGCGGTCGCTTCTCGGGGATATCCGAATCATCTTCCAGACCGTTCTGGTGGTGGTCGTGGGCCGCGGGGCTTACTGA
- a CDS encoding protein-disulfide reductase DsbD family protein, giving the protein MRPGPLFRVPGACLAALLVPALGLMAPAKPACAADEPARPAQKDSSPRARPRDVTLSLAVEPAEAKPGQTVTLKVTAKLNPGWHIYTYAKKQEGDGPRNTLFDLFGPAGLEIAGPWKASKEAESHAEPAFENKVFSYYEDEVTWSLPLKVPADAAAGKKQIRLQASYQICNAESCSFPGRWTLPAATLTVLPRGSTPAGEVRRDLRSPLDAALYASLTGLVQGDAGKSPAPAPKKKDVGVRLRPKGMTVKAAVEPAEARPGATVTYKATVELEEGLHIYAMAKGEAAEDGPVPTTFDFFDPGGLKIEGTWKPERDPEVRPDPTQDNKIVESFEHSVTWSIPLVVPADAAPGKRILRCQIGYQVCNDKFCFPIGQWTLPDVVLNVSGEGGNAAAVAAATPPAPAQVAPSPPATGEPAPSSTPASPASSTAPTAVPAQPASPEASVRSSGEGEKGEATLSEIARKKNEGLIPFLLASALGGLFALVMPCVWPMVPVTVNFFVKQGQSKTSGGKATELAITYCLAIIGIFTAVGVLCSFLFSSSFLQTLANNPWLNLTVAAVFLGFGLSLLGLFEIRLPSFLLNASARGESRGGLVGVIFMALTLTITSFTCTFPVVGGLLVMAAGGDFLYPILGLATFATVLALPFFVLALSPGLLARMPRSGDWMNTVKVVGGLIEIGAALKFLNTAEIAWVTPENAFFDAQVVLSAWIVLSAVCGLYLLGVFQTDHDYEEVKIGALRMVIASVFLGMALYMAPALFGRPPQGFIWDRLIVGILPPDSSEFEPRPAQLIAGGGTAPAGEVKASSPDPAQAEREQKSFHGVAWGMSLEQAKEQAAQQKKPILIDFTGVNCANCRLMEKSVLPRADVVTRLREFVTVQLYTDRVPINSITAAQRQELAERNQERQLDLTQEATNPFYVVMTPEGKVVATMGGYNEPKAFVDFLTNALEKSRDAAKVAQASPGR; this is encoded by the coding sequence ATGCGTCCCGGACCTCTCTTTCGCGTTCCAGGCGCCTGCCTAGCCGCCCTCCTGGTGCCCGCCCTGGGGCTCATGGCCCCGGCCAAGCCGGCCTGCGCGGCCGACGAGCCCGCCCGGCCCGCCCAGAAGGACAGCTCCCCGCGCGCCCGGCCCAGGGACGTCACGCTCAGCCTGGCGGTCGAGCCCGCGGAGGCGAAGCCCGGGCAGACCGTCACCCTCAAGGTGACGGCGAAGCTTAATCCCGGCTGGCACATCTACACGTACGCGAAGAAGCAGGAGGGGGACGGGCCGCGGAACACGCTCTTCGACCTCTTCGGCCCGGCCGGGCTGGAGATCGCGGGGCCCTGGAAGGCTTCCAAGGAGGCGGAATCCCACGCCGAGCCCGCCTTCGAGAACAAGGTGTTCTCCTACTACGAGGATGAGGTCACCTGGAGCCTGCCCCTGAAGGTCCCCGCCGACGCGGCCGCGGGGAAGAAGCAGATCCGCCTCCAGGCCAGCTACCAGATCTGCAACGCCGAGAGCTGCAGCTTCCCCGGGCGCTGGACCCTGCCCGCGGCCACGCTCACCGTGCTCCCGAGAGGATCGACGCCGGCCGGCGAGGTGCGCCGGGATCTCCGGAGCCCGCTGGATGCGGCCCTGTACGCGAGCCTGACCGGCCTGGTCCAGGGCGACGCCGGCAAATCGCCCGCCCCCGCCCCGAAGAAGAAGGACGTCGGCGTCCGCCTCCGCCCCAAGGGCATGACCGTCAAGGCCGCCGTCGAGCCGGCCGAGGCGAGGCCGGGTGCCACGGTCACGTACAAGGCGACGGTCGAGCTGGAAGAAGGCCTGCACATCTACGCGATGGCGAAGGGGGAGGCGGCAGAGGACGGGCCGGTCCCGACCACCTTCGACTTCTTCGATCCCGGGGGCCTGAAGATCGAGGGGACGTGGAAGCCCGAGCGGGACCCCGAGGTGCGTCCGGATCCGACCCAGGACAATAAGATTGTCGAGTCCTTCGAGCACTCGGTGACGTGGAGCATCCCCCTCGTCGTGCCGGCCGACGCCGCCCCGGGGAAGAGGATCCTGCGATGCCAGATCGGGTATCAGGTCTGCAATGACAAGTTCTGCTTCCCGATCGGTCAATGGACCCTGCCCGATGTGGTCCTGAACGTCTCCGGCGAGGGGGGCAACGCCGCCGCAGTCGCGGCCGCGACGCCGCCCGCGCCGGCCCAGGTGGCACCGTCCCCGCCGGCGACGGGCGAGCCCGCCCCTTCTTCCACGCCGGCCTCGCCCGCCAGCTCGACGGCCCCGACCGCGGTACCGGCCCAGCCGGCGAGCCCGGAGGCGTCGGTCCGTTCTTCTGGCGAGGGTGAGAAGGGCGAGGCGACGCTGAGCGAGATCGCCCGGAAGAAGAACGAGGGCCTCATCCCGTTCCTGCTGGCCTCGGCGCTCGGCGGGCTCTTCGCCCTGGTGATGCCCTGCGTTTGGCCGATGGTGCCCGTGACGGTCAACTTCTTCGTGAAGCAGGGGCAGTCTAAGACCTCGGGCGGGAAGGCGACCGAGCTGGCCATCACGTATTGCCTGGCGATCATCGGCATCTTCACGGCGGTCGGCGTGCTCTGCTCCTTCCTCTTCTCGTCCTCCTTCCTCCAGACGCTGGCGAACAATCCCTGGCTCAACCTGACGGTGGCCGCGGTCTTCCTCGGCTTCGGCCTGAGCCTGCTGGGCCTGTTCGAGATCCGGCTGCCGAGCTTCCTCCTCAATGCGTCGGCACGCGGGGAGAGCCGCGGCGGATTGGTCGGCGTGATCTTCATGGCGCTGACGCTCACGATCACGTCGTTCACCTGCACCTTCCCGGTGGTGGGCGGCCTGCTCGTCATGGCGGCCGGCGGCGACTTCCTCTATCCCATCCTCGGCCTCGCAACGTTCGCGACCGTGCTCGCCCTGCCGTTCTTCGTGCTGGCCCTCAGCCCGGGCTTGCTCGCCAGAATGCCCCGCAGCGGCGACTGGATGAACACGGTGAAAGTCGTCGGCGGCCTGATCGAGATCGGCGCGGCGCTCAAGTTCCTGAACACCGCGGAGATCGCCTGGGTCACGCCGGAGAATGCCTTCTTCGACGCGCAGGTCGTCCTCTCGGCCTGGATCGTCCTGTCCGCGGTCTGCGGGCTGTACCTGCTGGGCGTCTTCCAGACGGACCACGATTACGAGGAGGTGAAGATCGGGGCCTTGCGCATGGTCATCGCCTCGGTGTTCCTGGGCATGGCCCTCTACATGGCCCCGGCGCTCTTCGGCCGGCCGCCCCAGGGCTTCATCTGGGACCGTCTCATCGTCGGCATCCTGCCGCCCGACTCGTCCGAGTTCGAGCCCAGGCCGGCCCAGCTCATCGCGGGAGGCGGAACCGCACCGGCCGGCGAGGTGAAGGCGTCCTCCCCCGACCCCGCCCAGGCCGAACGCGAGCAGAAGAGCTTCCACGGCGTGGCGTGGGGAATGAGCCTGGAGCAGGCGAAGGAGCAGGCGGCCCAGCAGAAGAAGCCGATCCTCATCGACTTCACGGGCGTGAACTGCGCCAACTGCCGGCTCATGGAGAAGAGCGTCCTCCCCCGCGCCGACGTCGTGACACGCCTCAGGGAGTTCGTGACGGTCCAGCTCTACACCGACCGCGTGCCCATCAACTCGATCACCGCGGCACAGCGGCAGGAGCTCGCGGAGAGGAATCAGGAGCGACAGCTCGACCTGACGCAGGAGGCGACGAACCCGTTCTACGTCGTGATGACGCCCGAAGGGAAGGTCGTCGCGACGATGGGCGGCTACAACGAGCCCAAGGCCTTCGTCGACTTCCTGACGAACGCCCTGGAGAAGTCGCGAGACGCGGCGAAGGTCGCCCAGGCGTCTCCGGGCCGCTGA
- the tadA gene encoding tRNA adenosine(34) deaminase TadA: MDDLDCQMMRRALVLAAEARALGEVPVGALVVRAGVVLSQAYNLRETLDDPTAHAERLAITLAGRSLRSSRLDGCTLYATLEPCPMCAGAVLQARIARVVYGAADPKAGALDSLYRLAGDRRLNHRAEVIGGVLAEECGEILSLFFQERRPSSKLLKD, translated from the coding sequence ATGGACGATCTGGACTGCCAGATGATGCGGCGGGCCCTGGTGCTCGCCGCGGAGGCCCGGGCCCTCGGCGAGGTCCCCGTGGGGGCGCTCGTCGTCCGGGCCGGCGTGGTGCTCTCCCAGGCGTACAACCTCCGGGAGACGCTCGACGATCCCACGGCCCATGCCGAACGGCTGGCGATCACCCTCGCCGGCCGTTCGCTCCGCTCCTCGCGGCTGGACGGCTGCACCCTCTACGCGACGCTGGAGCCTTGCCCGATGTGCGCCGGGGCGGTCCTCCAGGCCCGCATCGCGCGCGTCGTCTACGGCGCGGCGGACCCGAAGGCGGGTGCCCTGGATAGCCTCTATCGCCTGGCCGGCGACCGCCGGCTCAATCATCGGGCCGAGGTCATCGGCGGCGTGCTCGCGGAAGAATGCGGCGAAATCCTGAGTCTGTTCTTCCAGGAACGCCGACCTTCCTCTAAACTGTTGAAAGATTGA
- a CDS encoding sugar phosphate isomerase/epimerase family protein, translating to MIRLGICNELFEGWDIEAVCRTVKGLGYDGLEIAPFTLAPRIDELPADRRRELRTIVEDSGLETIGLHWLLARTEGFYLTSPDPLVRQRTGEYLLRLAEATRDLGGSLMVLGSPKQRDLLPGVGLDEATRYALEVFRRIMPSIAGMGIDLCFEPLAPSETNFINTCAQAMELVRQVGQPRFKLHMDVKAQSGEAGTTVPDLIRRYARDAGHFHAQDVNLRGPGMGDVDFRPIMRALVESGYDRWVSVEVFDFSPGAEETARQSVACLRESLKAATAGA from the coding sequence ATGATCCGCCTGGGGATCTGCAACGAGCTCTTCGAAGGCTGGGACATCGAGGCGGTCTGCCGGACCGTCAAGGGGCTGGGATACGACGGCCTCGAGATCGCCCCGTTCACGCTGGCGCCGCGGATCGACGAGCTCCCGGCCGACCGCAGGCGAGAGCTCAGGACGATCGTGGAGGACAGCGGGCTGGAGACGATCGGGCTCCACTGGCTGCTCGCCAGGACGGAGGGCTTCTACCTGACCTCGCCCGATCCCCTCGTCAGGCAGCGGACGGGCGAATACCTGCTCCGGCTGGCCGAAGCGACACGCGACCTCGGAGGCTCCCTCATGGTCCTCGGCTCGCCGAAGCAGCGCGACCTGCTGCCCGGCGTCGGCCTCGACGAGGCGACCCGGTACGCCCTCGAGGTCTTTCGCCGGATCATGCCCAGCATCGCCGGCATGGGCATCGACCTCTGCTTCGAGCCGCTCGCGCCCTCCGAGACGAACTTCATCAACACCTGCGCGCAGGCCATGGAGCTCGTCCGGCAGGTCGGCCAGCCGCGGTTCAAGCTCCACATGGACGTGAAGGCCCAGAGCGGCGAGGCCGGGACGACCGTGCCCGACCTGATCCGACGCTACGCCCGCGACGCGGGCCACTTCCACGCCCAGGACGTGAACCTGCGCGGGCCCGGCATGGGGGACGTGGATTTCCGGCCGATCATGCGGGCCCTCGTCGAATCGGGATATGACCGCTGGGTGTCGGTCGAGGTGTTCGATTTCTCGCCGGGGGCCGAGGAGACGGCGCGACAGAGCGTCGCGTGCCTCCGCGAGTCGCTGAAGGCCGCGACGGCGGGCGCCTGA
- a CDS encoding bifunctional 5,10-methylenetetrahydrofolate dehydrogenase/5,10-methenyltetrahydrofolate cyclohydrolase, with the protein MSVTAALIDGKALADRVRRRVTDEVALLRARSGIVPGLSVVLVGDDPASHVYVRNKQNASRAAGMTGETLRLPADISQAELLATIDRLNADRSVHGILVQLPLPRGLDERSVIERIDSLKDVDGLHPSNAGLLAQGNPRFVPCTPLGVRELLIDAKVPTRGAHAVVLGRSQLVGKPMALLLMQKGEGGDATVTVCHTATKAPAAIARQADILIVAMGRPEAVTADWVKPGAVVIDVGIHRRGDGSLCGDVDFAGVAPVASRITPVPGGVGPMTVAMLLKNTLLAATLAAGGPASGPNA; encoded by the coding sequence GTGAGCGTCACGGCAGCCCTCATCGATGGCAAGGCGCTCGCCGACCGCGTGCGCCGGCGGGTGACGGATGAGGTCGCCCTGTTGCGGGCGAGGTCCGGCATCGTCCCGGGATTGTCCGTCGTGCTCGTGGGGGACGACCCGGCCAGCCACGTCTATGTCCGGAACAAGCAGAACGCCAGCAGGGCTGCGGGCATGACCGGGGAGACGCTCCGGCTGCCGGCCGATATCAGCCAGGCGGAGCTGCTCGCGACGATCGACCGCCTGAACGCCGATCGGTCGGTGCACGGGATCCTCGTGCAGCTCCCGCTGCCCCGCGGGCTGGACGAGCGGTCCGTGATCGAGCGCATCGACTCGCTCAAGGATGTGGACGGGCTCCATCCGAGCAACGCGGGGCTCCTCGCCCAGGGGAATCCCCGGTTCGTCCCCTGCACGCCGCTCGGCGTCCGCGAGCTGCTGATCGACGCGAAGGTCCCGACGAGGGGGGCCCACGCCGTCGTGCTCGGCCGCTCCCAGCTCGTCGGCAAGCCGATGGCGCTCCTGCTCATGCAGAAGGGGGAAGGGGGCGACGCCACGGTGACCGTCTGCCACACGGCGACGAAGGCCCCCGCGGCCATCGCCAGGCAGGCCGACATCCTGATCGTGGCGATGGGCCGCCCCGAGGCGGTGACCGCGGACTGGGTCAAGCCCGGCGCGGTGGTCATCGACGTGGGCATTCACCGCCGCGGCGACGGCTCGCTGTGCGGGGACGTCGATTTCGCGGGCGTCGCCCCGGTCGCGTCCCGGATCACCCCCGTGCCGGGCGGCGTCGGGCCGATGACCGTGGCCATGCTCCTGAAGAACACCCTGCTGGCCGCGACGCTGGCCGCCGGAGGGCCCGCGTCCGGCCCGAACGCGTGA
- a CDS encoding hydroxyacid dehydrogenase: MSSPSGPLILLIHPMKEAGLRLLREAGDVRMATGNDPGTIGREVRGAQAVIIRTGGKIDAAVLDAAGKGLKVVGRHGVGYDQIDVAAATSRGVQVVYTPGANTQSVAEHVFAMFIGLSKHFPRMTSELAKGNYDARTSLVGREVAGRTLGIIGFGRIGRRVAETARLGFGMSVLYNDIVPAPHDVEVRTGARRASFREVLEASEYVTMHVPLDPSTRGMIARDALALMRPDAILVNTSRGPVVDEAAVAEALDAGRLWGYGADVFAVEPPPQGHPLIGRPDVLLTPHSAAQTEEGLTNMAAMVARDVAAVLRGTPPESPVNDPFEVEHVRRSLGLPPLYEARR, translated from the coding sequence ATGAGCAGCCCGAGCGGCCCCTTGATCCTGCTGATCCACCCGATGAAGGAGGCCGGCCTGCGCCTCCTCCGCGAGGCGGGCGACGTCCGCATGGCGACCGGCAACGACCCGGGCACGATCGGCAGGGAGGTCCGGGGCGCCCAGGCCGTGATCATCCGGACCGGCGGGAAGATCGACGCGGCCGTGCTCGACGCGGCGGGCAAGGGCCTGAAGGTCGTCGGGCGGCACGGCGTGGGCTACGACCAGATCGACGTCGCCGCGGCCACGTCGCGGGGCGTCCAGGTCGTCTACACCCCCGGGGCGAACACGCAGAGCGTGGCCGAGCACGTCTTCGCGATGTTCATCGGCCTCTCGAAGCATTTCCCGAGGATGACCTCTGAGCTCGCGAAGGGCAATTATGACGCGAGAACGAGCCTGGTGGGCCGTGAGGTCGCGGGGCGGACGCTGGGCATCATCGGCTTCGGCCGGATCGGCCGTCGGGTCGCCGAGACGGCCCGGCTCGGCTTCGGCATGAGCGTGCTCTACAACGACATCGTCCCCGCGCCGCATGACGTCGAGGTCCGCACCGGCGCGCGGCGGGCGAGCTTCCGGGAGGTCCTCGAGGCCTCCGAGTACGTCACGATGCACGTGCCGCTGGACCCGAGCACGCGCGGAATGATCGCCCGCGACGCCCTTGCCCTCATGCGCCCGGATGCGATCCTCGTGAACACGAGCCGCGGCCCGGTCGTGGACGAGGCGGCGGTCGCCGAGGCCCTCGATGCCGGCAGGCTCTGGGGCTACGGCGCCGACGTCTTTGCGGTGGAGCCGCCGCCCCAGGGGCATCCGCTCATCGGCCGCCCGGACGTGCTGCTCACCCCCCACAGCGCCGCGCAGACCGAGGAAGGGCTGACGAACATGGCCGCGATGGTAGCCCGCGACGTCGCGGCCGTGCTCCGCGGCACGCCCCCCGAGTCGCCGGTGAACGACCCCTTCGAGGTCGAGCACGTCCGGCGCTCGCTGGGGCTGCCGCCGCTCTACGAGGCCCGCCGCTGA
- a CDS encoding MIP/aquaporin family protein, translating to MAKAVVEFIGTFFLIFTVGMTVKTPDAAALAPLAIGSALMVMVYAGGHFSGGHYNPAVTLGVTLRGKCTWGDAIAYWIAQFAAAAAAAGAVLFIKGTGTPAPGPAAAGTTYNVAAWFLGEFLFTFALVYVVLNAATAKGTEGNSFYGLAIGFTVVVGAFAIGPVSGGAFNPAVGLGAFLMGLADPTHLIVYLLADFAGGAVAALLFLALNMGGDRP from the coding sequence ATTGCGAAGGCCGTCGTTGAGTTCATCGGCACTTTCTTCCTCATCTTCACGGTAGGGATGACCGTGAAGACCCCGGACGCGGCGGCCCTGGCGCCGCTGGCCATCGGATCGGCCCTGATGGTGATGGTCTACGCGGGCGGCCATTTCTCCGGCGGGCATTACAACCCGGCCGTGACGCTCGGCGTGACCCTTCGCGGGAAATGCACCTGGGGAGACGCGATCGCCTACTGGATCGCCCAGTTCGCAGCGGCGGCGGCGGCCGCGGGTGCCGTGCTGTTCATCAAGGGGACGGGGACGCCCGCACCCGGGCCGGCGGCGGCCGGGACGACGTACAACGTGGCGGCCTGGTTCCTCGGCGAATTCCTGTTCACGTTCGCGCTGGTCTACGTCGTGCTGAATGCGGCGACGGCCAAGGGGACGGAGGGCAATTCCTTCTACGGCCTCGCGATCGGCTTCACGGTGGTGGTCGGTGCCTTCGCCATCGGCCCGGTCTCCGGGGGGGCCTTCAACCCGGCCGTCGGCCTGGGGGCGTTCCTCATGGGACTCGCCGACCCCACGCACCTGATCGTCTACCTGCTGGCCGATTTCGCCGGCGGCGCCGTGGCGGCGCTCCTCTTCCTGGCCCTCAACATGGGCGGCGACCGGCCCTGA
- a CDS encoding glycosyltransferase family 39 protein, with protein MIAPTPPRLRADWTLLVPLFIGLVLRAAAMSVGSGAFEDPDNYLPLARSVARGEGLAWKGRPTAYRPPLYPLMLAPIVRLADPRPNPAIAVLHLIFGAATTWQATMAARRWGLGDRRALAAGLIVACDPVLVWQSRFIMTETLGALLVAAAVAELARPGFRGLLGGGLALGLSSLCRPSLLPGAGLVVAAALAVGPGTARRRAAHALALSGIILVVLAPWALRNAIALGEPVWTTTHGGYTLALANNPTYFRDVLDSAGAEVWTGDDQWNWWDSVNRATAGMTEPEADRFLRDSVLRLVAERPRVFARACLDRLARFWGLAPAQPVYSARVRVASAAWTGPLWAALLVGLLNRKAWRWPRIAAPAAILGLTMVHVFYWTDLRMRAPIVPAIALVAAAAELPIPGRIRRRPPAPSPSGRTER; from the coding sequence ATGATCGCCCCGACACCACCGCGGCTCCGCGCGGACTGGACGCTCCTCGTCCCCCTCTTCATCGGGCTCGTGCTGCGTGCGGCGGCCATGTCCGTGGGCTCCGGGGCGTTCGAGGATCCGGACAACTACCTGCCGCTGGCCCGTTCCGTCGCCCGCGGCGAGGGCCTCGCCTGGAAGGGCCGGCCGACGGCCTACCGGCCCCCCCTCTACCCCCTGATGCTCGCCCCGATCGTCCGCCTGGCCGATCCTCGCCCGAACCCGGCCATCGCGGTGCTCCACCTCATCTTCGGCGCGGCGACGACCTGGCAGGCGACCATGGCGGCGAGGCGATGGGGCCTGGGAGATCGCCGCGCCCTCGCCGCCGGCCTGATCGTGGCGTGCGACCCCGTCCTCGTCTGGCAATCTCGATTCATCATGACCGAGACCCTCGGCGCCCTGCTCGTCGCCGCCGCCGTGGCCGAGCTCGCCCGCCCGGGGTTCCGTGGGTTGCTCGGGGGCGGGCTGGCGCTCGGCCTGTCCTCGCTCTGCCGCCCCAGCTTGCTCCCCGGCGCCGGGCTCGTCGTCGCGGCGGCCCTGGCCGTCGGCCCGGGCACCGCGAGACGGCGGGCGGCCCACGCGCTGGCGCTGTCGGGCATCATCCTTGTGGTCCTCGCCCCCTGGGCACTGCGGAATGCCATCGCCCTCGGCGAGCCGGTCTGGACCACGACCCACGGCGGCTACACCCTCGCCCTGGCCAACAATCCGACCTATTTCCGCGACGTGCTCGACTCGGCCGGGGCCGAGGTCTGGACGGGCGACGACCAGTGGAACTGGTGGGATTCGGTCAACCGGGCCACGGCGGGGATGACCGAGCCGGAGGCCGATCGGTTCCTCCGGGATTCGGTGCTCCGGCTCGTCGCGGAGCGGCCCCGGGTCTTCGCGCGGGCGTGCCTCGATCGGCTCGCCCGGTTCTGGGGCCTCGCGCCGGCCCAGCCCGTCTATTCGGCCCGCGTCCGCGTGGCCTCGGCGGCCTGGACGGGACCGCTGTGGGCGGCCCTCCTGGTCGGCCTCCTGAACCGGAAGGCCTGGAGGTGGCCCCGGATCGCGGCCCCCGCCGCCATCCTCGGGCTGACGATGGTCCACGTCTTCTACTGGACCGACCTTCGGATGCGGGCCCCCATCGTCCCGGCGATCGCCCTGGTCGCCGCGGCCGCGGAGCTGCCGATCCCGGGACGGATCAGGAGACGGCCGCCGGCTCCGTCTCCGTCCGGCCGGACGGAGCGTTGA